The proteins below come from a single Lodderomyces elongisporus chromosome 3, complete sequence genomic window:
- the SPT14 gene encoding Phosphatidylinositol N-acetylglucosaminyltransferase GPI3 subunit (BUSCO:EOG09262TO9; CAZy:GT4) produces MVTDFFYPQPGGVEFHVYHLSQKLIDLGHSVVIITHAYGDRTGVRYLTNGLKVYYVPFFVFYRSSAFPTVFSAFPILRNIFVREKIDIVHGHGSLSTLGHEAIFHGRTMGLRTVLTDHSLFGFADFGSIWGNKVLKFAVSDVGHVICVSHTCKENTVLRGSIEPSKVSVIPNAVISSDFKPAQSKKMDMEEPEVDKITNETTTTNNNNNNRRLVTIVVITRLFPNKGADLLNALIPKICLADENVRFIIAGDGPKFLDLEQMREKYFLQERVELIGAVRHEEVRDVMVRGDIYLHPSLTEAFGTVIVEAASCGLFVVTTRVGGIPEVLPSDMTSFADPEESSLVETTLDSIRRIRSGEIDTSRFHDIVTKMYSWSDIAIRTENVYNSLDMNELNEPLVDRLHKYYTCGFIAGKLYVLIVIVDIFIYTILNWLYPPSHIDMANKWPKNKNKKQDYQPN; encoded by the coding sequence ATGGTCACAGACTTTTTCTATCCGCAGCCTGGTGGTGTTGAATTTCATGTATATCACCTTTCGCAAAAACTCATTGATTTAGGTCATTCTGTTGTGATCATCACACACGCATATGGGGATCGTACTGGGGTACGATATTTGACCAATGGATTGAAAGTATACTATGTTCccttttttgtattctaCCGCTCATCTGCATTTCCCACTGTGTTTTCGGCATTTCCTATATTGCGAAATATATTCGTACGTGAGAAAATAGATATTGTGCACGGCCATGGGCTGTTGAGTACTTTGGGTCATGAAGCCATTTTTCATGGACGAACAATGGGCTTACGAACAGTTCTTACCGATCATTCCCTTTTTGGGTTTGCTGATTTTGGTTCTATTTGGGGGAACAAAGTGTTGAAGTTTGCCGTTAGTGATGTTGGTCATGTTATTTGTGTGAGCCACACGtgtaaagaaaatacaGTTTTACGAGGGAGCATTGAACCTTCCAAAGTTTCTGTGATCCCCAATGCTGTTATATCAAGTGATTTCAAACCTGcgcaaagcaaaaagatgGACATGGAAGAACCTGAAGTAGATAAGATCACGAATgaaaccaccaccaccaacaacaacaacaacaacagacgACTTGTTACAATAGTTGTTATTACGAGATTGTTTCCAAATAAAGGTGCTGACTTGCTAAATGCTCTCATTCCAAAAATTTGTCTCGCAGATGAAAATGTGAGATTCATTATAGCCGGAGACGGTCCAAAATTTCTAGATTTGGAGCAAATGAGAGAAAAGTATTTTTTACAGGAAAGAGTCGAGTTGATCGGAGCCGTGAGACACGAAGAAGTGCGCGACGTTATGGTTCGAGGTGATATATACTTGCATCCTTCCCTAACGGAAGCATTTGGAACAGTGATTGTAGAAGCAGCATCATGTGGTTTATTTGTAGTCACGACTAGAGTAGGTGGAATTCCCGAAGTTCTTCCTTCTGACATGACTAGTTTTGCAGATCCCGAAGAAAGCTCATTGGTGGAAACTACACTTGACTCGATTAGGAGGATCCGGTCTGGTGAAATCGACACGTCACGATTTCACGATATTGTTACTAAGATGTACAGCTGGAGTGACATTGCAATTCGGACAGAAAATGTTTACAATTCCTTGGACATGAATGAGTTAAATGAACCACTTGTGGACAGATTACACAAGTATTATACCTGTGGATTTATTGCAGGTAAATTATATGTCTTGATTGTTATTGTggatatatttatttatacaaTATTGAACTGGCTATATCCTCCTAGTCATATTGACATGGCTAATAAATGgccaaaaaacaaaaacaaaaaacaagattaCCAACCTAATTGA
- the CDC31 gene encoding Calcium-binding component of the spindle pole body (SPB) half-bridge yields the protein MFNRGERITSLGGGVGGSGGNGNANSSVTRNFSGTNNHINSNNNVKQELAEEQKSEIREAFQLFDMDGDGQLDYHETKVAFRALGFDLSKREVLDIIREYDLNDSHRLSYENFFKVVGEMILKRDPLEEIRRAFQLFDTEGTGLISVRSLKKISRDLGENLSDEELKAMIEEFDLDEDGGINEEEFIRICTE from the exons ATGTTTAACAGAGGAGAGAGAATAACATCGCTAGGCGGCGGCGTTGGTGGCAGCGGCGGTAATGGGAATGCCAATAGCTCGGTCACTAGGAATTTTAGCGGCACAAATAACCACATAAACTCTAACAACAATGTGAAGCAAGAACTAGCAGAGGAGCAGAAGTCGGAAATTAGAGAGGCGTTCCAGTTATTTGATATGGATGGTGATGGACAACTTGACTACcatgaaacaaaagtagCTTTTAGAGCGCTAGGATTTGACTTAAGCAAACGCGAGGTTCTAGACATTATTCGAGAGTATGATCTCAATGACTCGCATCGATTATCGTATGagaattttttcaaagtagTTGGCGAAATGATATTGAAACGGGATCCATTAGAAGAGATTCGTCGTgcttttcaattgtttgaCACAGAGGGCACTGGATTGATAAGTGTACGAAGTCTTAAGAAGATCTCGCGAGATTTGGGCGAAAACTTAAGCGACGAGGAACTAAAAGCAATGATTGAAGAATTCGATCTAGATGAAGACGGAGGAA tcaatgaagaagaatttaTACGAATTTGTACTGAATAA
- the MRPL40 gene encoding 39S ribosomal protein L40, mitochondrial has protein sequence MSWTTGKSRYVKDVSKLPKYLQKQFAKEQDKVALPGFKGFYPDLVPRRDQKSRFEAGIMEGDMAYVTEGPHKGKVLEVLAYSPQYDTVSLANVTSKKLIPKPFWPEGQTSHVFDFPDFIPRKQVRVVGKEKDDEGKISYVVAEEVEMGEKYFDERFNQWVPRRYIKHHDYELPWPQPQKVEDGELSTSPEVMREKTFEFNTIGKSTIPKSLVNELRNPYSKYKRRTLDGLQVAKLNGPEMPLTTEQKIWLAKEAEKPKKTLQPLSEEVQDFIGSKMAEHMNKIKSPELRMHLEELSKMKTRGYEETMSAINGEVDKIGSNTDFGIASATEVKTKEQQI, from the coding sequence ATGTCTTGGACAACGGGGAAATCACGTTATGTGAAGGATGTTTCAAAGCTACCTAAATATTTGCAGAAGCAATTTGCCAAAGAGCAGGACAAAGTAGCTTTGCCTGGTTTCAAAGGCTTTTACCCAGATCTAGTGCCTAGAAGAGATCAAAAGTCTAGATTTGAAGCAGGTATAATGGAGGGAGATATGGCTTATGTCACAGAGGGACCTCATAAAGGCAAAGTTCTTGAAGTGTTGGCTTACAGTCCGCAATACGACACTGTTTCCTTGGCGAATGTTACCtcaaagaaattgattCCTAAACCGTTCTGGCCTGAAGGTCAAACCTCGCAcgtttttgattttcctGACTTTATTCCTAGAAAACAAGTTAGAGTTGTTGGtaaggaaaaagatgacGAAGGAAAAATATCTTATGTTGTTGCAGAAGAGGTGGAAATGGGTGAAAAATATTTTGACGAAAGGTTTAATCAATGGGTACCTCGTAGATACATCAAGCACCACGACTATGAATTACCTTGGCCACAACCACAGAAAGTAGAGGATGGTGAGTTGTCAACCTCTCCAGAAGTTATGAGGGAGAAGACTTTTGAATTTAACACGATTGGAAAATCAACGATACCAAAATCATTAGTCAACGAATTGAGAAATCCATACAGTAAATACAAGAGAAGAACGCTTGATGGTCTACAAGTTGCCAAGCTTAATGGTCCTGAAATGCCATTAACTACAGAGCAAAAAATCTGGTTGGCCAAAGAAGCTGAAAAGCCAAAGAAAACCTTACAACCATTGTCGGAAGAGGTTCAAGATTTTATTGGTTCGAAGATGGCTGAGCATATGAATAAGATTAAGAGTCCAGAGTTGCGTATGCATTTGGAAGAATTGTCAAAGATGAAGACTCGTGGATATGAGGAGACAATGTCTGCTATTAACGGAGAAGTAGACAAAATTGGTTCCAATACCGATTTTGGAATTGCGCTGGCTACCGAAGTAAAAACCAAAGAGCAACAAATCTAA
- the RPT4 gene encoding 26S proteasome subunit rpt4, translated as MNADENDPLLRALNEDGESANARHNAEQSSGGQDQQSEPSGPTQNVDPERERALSKFKDKLLEHRKWDARLKDLRLSIRGLEKDYDKTETDIKALQSVGQIIGEILKQLDDERFIVKASSGPRYIVGCRNTIKKSSLKNGVRVALDMTTLTIMRILPREVDPLVYNMTSFEPGEISFNGIGGLTEQVRELREVIELPLKNPELFIRVGIKPPKGVLLYGPPGTGKTLLAKAVAATIGANFIFSPASGIVDKYIGESARLIREMFAYAKEHEPCIIFMDEIDAIGGRRFSEGTSADREIQRTLMELLNQMDGFDTLGQTKIIMATNRPDTLDPALLRAGRLDRKIEIPLPNEAGRLEIFKIHTAKISKQGEFDFEAAVKMSDGFNGADIRNVVTEAGFFAIRDDRDYILQNDLMKAVRKVADNKKLEGKLDYEKL; from the coding sequence ATGAACGCAGATGAAAACGATCCTCTCTTAAGAGCATTGAACGAGGATGGCGAGTCTGCCAATGCAAGACACAATGCAGAGCAATCCTCTGGTGGACAAGATCAACAATCAGAACCATCTGGCCCAACCCAGAATGTTGATCccgaaagagaaagagcaCTTCTGAAATTTAAAGATAAATTGCTTGAACACAGAAAATGGGATGCTCGATTAAAAGATTTGCGTTTGAGCATACGAGGTCTCGAAAAGGATTACGACAAAACAGAAACTGATATTAAAGCGTTACAATCCGTAGGACAAATCATTGGTGAGATCTTGAAGCAATTGGACGACGAGAGATTTATTGTTAAAGCCTCGAGCGGCCCGCGTTATATCGTTGGATGTCGTAATACTATCAAAAAATCCAGTCTAAAGAATGGAGTCAGAGTTGCCCTCGATATGACAACTTTAACAATTATGCGTATTTTGCCTAGGGAAGTCGATCCATTGGTTTACAATATGACTAGTTTTGAGCCAGGTGAAATTTCATTCAATGGAATTGGTGGTTTAACCGAACAAGTTAGAGAATTGCGAGAAGTGATTGAGTTGCCACTTAAGAACCCCGAATTGTTCATTAGAGTTGGTATAAAGCCACCCAAGGGTGTGCTTTTATACGGTCCTCCAGGTACTGGTAAGACGTTGCTCGCAAAGGCAGTTGCAGCTACTATTGGAGCGAACTTTATATTTTCTCCAGCATCGGGTATTGTTGATAAATACATTGGTGAAAGTGCCAGATTGATCAGAGAAATGTTTGCTTATGCCAAAGAGCACGAACCATGTATCATATTTATGGATGAGATCGATGCTATTGGAGGTCGTAGATTCAGTGAGGGAACATCAGCCGATCGTGAGATTCAGCGGACATTGATGGAGTTGCTTAATCAAATGGATGGTTTCGATACACTTGGACAGACCAAAATTATTATGGCGACAAACAGGCCAGACACATTGGACCCGGCACTTTTACGAGCTGGTAGATTAGATAGAAAAATTGAGATTCCATTACCTAATGAAGCTGGAAGACTTGAAATTTTCAAGATACACACTGCTAAGATTTCTAAACAGGgtgaatttgattttgaggCCGCCGTAAAAATGAGTGATGGTTTCAATGGTGCCGATATAAGAAACGTTGTTACCGAAGCTGGTTTCTTTGCCATAAGGGATGATCGAGATTATATATTGCAGAACGATTTGATGAAGGCAGTGAGAAAAGTTGCCGACAACAAGAAATTGGAAGGTAAATTGGATTATGAGAAGCTATAA